In a genomic window of Thalassotalea piscium:
- a CDS encoding alkaline phosphatase, translating to MKKILTLFLCSSLSFSFAVQANEQPTVNKIKPKNIIMIVSDGMGPAYTTAYRYYNDDPNTPEIEETVFDRHLVGMSSTYPAPVSGYVTDSAAGATALATGVKSYNGAISVDVNKKPLKTVLQQAKKNGKKTGVVVTSQVNHATPASYISHNESRRNYNAIADSYIDNGINIDLLLGGGTNYFVREDRNLIDEFKAKGFDYIESYDQLNTIRSDKSVIGLFAPIGLPWALDDSNKYRLSAMTKAATAHLENNNGYFMLIEASQVDWGGHSNDIASAMAEMDDLAETLIYLEQYVKEHPDTLVVLTADHSTGGLTLGVDGEYKWEPSVFKGMKQSSHSIAQAIAEKDITAEQLAQMLTFALTDEQFSQLQVIKENKADDIKTYQLTRQLYTKINQFISEKSYTGWTTGGHTGIDVPVFAFGKGHSIFSKKIDNTDIAKKIFKLL from the coding sequence ATGAAAAAAATACTTACGCTGTTCTTGTGTTCAAGTTTAAGTTTCTCATTTGCTGTACAAGCTAATGAACAACCCACAGTAAATAAAATTAAACCTAAAAACATTATTATGATTGTTAGCGATGGAATGGGCCCAGCCTACACTACCGCTTACCGTTATTATAATGACGACCCAAATACACCAGAGATTGAAGAAACAGTCTTTGATCGACATTTAGTTGGCATGAGTTCAACTTACCCTGCGCCTGTTTCTGGCTATGTAACTGACTCTGCTGCTGGTGCAACAGCGCTTGCAACAGGTGTTAAAAGTTATAATGGTGCCATTAGTGTTGATGTAAACAAAAAGCCTTTAAAAACAGTATTACAACAAGCCAAAAAGAATGGAAAAAAAACAGGGGTAGTGGTTACTTCACAGGTTAACCATGCTACACCAGCGTCATATATTAGTCATAATGAAAGCCGTAGAAACTACAACGCAATAGCAGATAGTTATATCGACAATGGAATTAATATAGATTTACTACTTGGTGGTGGTACCAACTATTTTGTACGTGAAGATAGAAACCTGATTGACGAATTTAAAGCAAAAGGTTTTGACTATATCGAAAGTTACGATCAGCTAAATACTATCCGTAGTGACAAATCAGTTATTGGGCTATTCGCGCCTATTGGCTTACCCTGGGCATTAGATGACAGTAACAAATACAGACTTTCAGCAATGACCAAGGCTGCAACCGCGCACTTAGAAAATAATAATGGTTACTTTATGTTAATAGAAGCAAGTCAAGTTGATTGGGGCGGACATAGTAATGACATTGCTTCAGCAATGGCTGAAATGGATGACTTAGCAGAAACACTTATTTATTTAGAGCAATACGTAAAAGAGCACCCTGATACTTTAGTTGTTTTAACTGCGGATCATAGCACTGGTGGACTTACCTTAGGTGTTGATGGTGAATATAAATGGGAGCCATCAGTGTTTAAAGGTATGAAGCAATCTAGCCATTCAATTGCCCAAGCGATAGCTGAAAAAGACATTACAGCTGAACAATTAGCTCAAATGCTTACTTTTGCTTTAACCGATGAACAGTTTAGCCAGTTACAAGTGATAAAAGAAAATAAAGCGGATGATATTAAAACCTATCAGTTAACTCGCCAGCTATATACAAAAATAAATCAGTTTATTAGTGAGAAAAGTTACACCGGATGGACTACAGGTGGACATACAGGGATAGACGTACCCGTATTTGCGTTCGGTAAAGGGCATTCTATATTCAGTAAAAAAATCGATAACACTGATATCGCTAAAAAAATATTCAAATTACTTTAA
- a CDS encoding MgtC/SapB family protein, producing the protein MFYYIDITPYDWTAVLTAIFCGSVIGLERQFRGKPVGIRTSSLVVLGTYIFMATATSVSTEITDPSRIIGQVITGVGFLGAGVMLAKDGAVVGVTSAATIWILSAIGISISHANYFAAIVFSGLVVSILFGVDLLEEYSQMLTRGVHSKYQRWKAKPSRFIDKKINSKE; encoded by the coding sequence ATTTTTTATTATATAGATATTACGCCGTATGACTGGACAGCAGTTCTTACGGCTATTTTTTGTGGTTCCGTTATTGGCTTAGAAAGGCAATTTAGAGGAAAACCTGTTGGCATAAGAACTTCGTCACTGGTTGTATTGGGTACCTATATTTTTATGGCAACAGCAACCAGTGTTAGTACTGAAATAACCGATCCGTCGAGGATTATTGGTCAGGTAATTACAGGGGTTGGCTTTTTAGGTGCTGGTGTAATGTTGGCAAAAGACGGGGCTGTTGTTGGTGTTACCTCTGCGGCGACAATTTGGATATTATCAGCCATAGGAATTAGCATTTCTCATGCTAATTACTTTGCTGCAATTGTTTTCTCAGGCTTAGTGGTTTCGATTTTATTTGGTGTTGATTTACTTGAAGAGTATTCTCAAATGTTAACGCGAGGGGTTCATAGTAAATATCAAAGGTGGAAAGCTAAACCAAGCCGATTTATTGATAAAAAAATTAACTCTAAAGAATAA
- a CDS encoding RMD1 family protein, whose product MENTKLLDNVVFSHDRLSIYNFGDDFLSESSSIDKKLLENGIRHRDAVQIIVPTGEYWLFDYGVVVFWGVDEDERQALIHRIVKENTQSIQRAEEHLRFTFTDDVKINKDVVCVPKADTLSRLAVSHALAQSSKLSEFELQAQNTIINYSHLPEELANKGKISITRKEVAKIRGRLFGTKSAIILHYGLLDTPDFIWAHPEYENVYNQVARYMEIHQRVELLSKKLETIHELFEMLADEQKHQHSSFLEWIIIILIAIEIVIFFVEEIKKLAQ is encoded by the coding sequence ATGGAAAATACAAAATTGTTAGACAATGTAGTTTTTAGTCATGATCGATTATCAATATATAACTTTGGAGATGATTTTCTTTCTGAAAGTTCAAGCATCGATAAAAAATTACTAGAAAACGGTATACGCCATAGAGATGCCGTACAAATAATTGTTCCAACAGGTGAGTACTGGTTATTTGACTACGGTGTTGTTGTCTTTTGGGGCGTAGATGAAGACGAGCGTCAAGCGCTTATTCATCGTATAGTCAAAGAAAACACTCAGTCCATTCAAAGAGCAGAGGAGCATCTGCGCTTTACATTTACAGATGATGTTAAAATTAATAAAGATGTCGTGTGTGTACCTAAAGCAGATACGCTTTCTCGTTTAGCTGTAAGCCATGCATTAGCGCAGTCAAGCAAGCTTTCTGAATTTGAGTTGCAAGCGCAAAATACAATTATTAATTACTCTCACTTACCTGAGGAACTCGCAAATAAAGGCAAAATTTCTATTACAAGAAAAGAAGTAGCAAAAATCAGAGGGCGATTATTTGGTACGAAAAGCGCGATTATATTACATTACGGCTTACTTGATACACCCGATTTTATTTGGGCACATCCTGAATATGAAAATGTTTATAATCAAGTTGCACGTTATATGGAGATTCATCAACGTGTTGAATTGCTTTCGAAGAAACTTGAAACTATCCATGAGCTTTTTGAGATGTTAGCGGATGAGCAAAAACATCAACACTCTTCTTTTTTAGAATGGATTATTATTATATTAATTGCTATTGAAATTGTTATATTTTTTGTAGAAGAAATCAAAAAATTAGCGCAGTAA
- a CDS encoding ABC transporter ATP-binding protein, translated as MIDVLSIRNLSVELQGKTILSKIALNLAAGDILGLVGPSGCGKTTLLNTVAGFVEVNKGELIINNSTVITPENTLPPEQRNVGMIFQDYALFPHLTAEQNILFGIEHLPKIERVERLEELLELLALKGLEKRFPHQISGGQQQRVAIARALAPQPQLLLLDEPFSNIDARLRNELMVELRTLLKKLKISAVFVTHNKDEVFSFADKIAVMHEGEILQVGTPVEVCKQPKSWQVADFLQLGSWLAIKRLDFDAIETALGKIAVSNDLQKKLNDQAQHTFLLLKPQNIKVVDALEPNVKIDHISINEQGYYYVCSSLAQTDDSLSFTQLRFYSDQLFLLNQKVALQIKPHEPVIF; from the coding sequence GTGATTGATGTATTAAGTATTCGTAACTTGTCTGTTGAGCTTCAAGGCAAAACAATTCTTTCTAAAATAGCGCTTAACTTGGCCGCAGGAGATATTCTTGGCTTAGTTGGACCTAGTGGTTGCGGTAAAACAACGTTACTGAATACCGTTGCAGGCTTTGTTGAGGTTAATAAAGGAGAGTTAATCATTAACAATAGTACGGTTATCACACCTGAAAATACACTCCCCCCTGAACAACGTAATGTTGGTATGATCTTTCAAGATTATGCACTTTTTCCACACTTAACGGCAGAGCAGAATATCCTTTTTGGCATAGAGCACTTACCTAAAATTGAGCGAGTTGAACGCTTAGAAGAATTACTGGAGTTACTTGCCTTAAAAGGTTTAGAAAAAAGGTTTCCACATCAAATATCTGGCGGACAACAACAACGTGTTGCCATAGCAAGGGCCTTGGCTCCACAACCACAGTTGTTATTACTCGATGAACCCTTTTCTAATATTGATGCGCGTTTGCGAAATGAACTAATGGTTGAGCTTCGTACTTTATTAAAGAAATTAAAAATTTCGGCGGTGTTTGTTACCCATAATAAAGATGAGGTATTTAGCTTTGCTGATAAAATAGCTGTTATGCACGAAGGTGAAATATTACAAGTAGGTACCCCTGTAGAGGTTTGTAAACAGCCAAAGAGTTGGCAAGTAGCTGACTTTTTACAATTAGGCAGTTGGCTAGCTATAAAGCGATTAGATTTCGATGCAATTGAGACAGCACTTGGTAAAATCGCAGTAAGTAATGATTTACAGAAGAAACTAAATGATCAGGCTCAACACACTTTTCTATTGCTTAAACCTCAGAATATTAAGGTTGTTGATGCGCTTGAGCCTAATGTGAAAATAGATCATATCTCTATAAATGAACAAGGTTATTACTATGTGTGCTCTAGTTTAGCCCAAACAGACGATAGCTTGTCATTTACCCAACTTAGATTTTATAGCGACCAATTGTTTTTACTCAATCAAAAGGTCGCTTTACAAATTAAGCCTCATGAACCGGTGATTTTTTGA